The genome window TCAATAACATAGCGAAGATGATTCTTGCCCATGACAAGAATCATTCCAAAGAAGCTTTTGATGATTCGTTTGTCTTCGTAATTGGAATCAATAAAGCTCTTTAAGGCGTATAGACGACGTCTTGTAAGAAGTTCTCGGTTGATTTCATTTCTTAGGTTGATGATGTCTATTTCGCATTGTTCTAGTTCCCCTTCAATTTTGGAGTAAATACTATCATATTCTTCATCGGACATGCCGGAACGTATTTTGTTTCGGACATGTTTTTTAAGTTCGTTCGCTAAATCAACACTTTTTTCTTTTAACTGTTTTAGGGGTTCATGGGAATTGATTTGTTCTAAGGATTTTTCCATAAAGGCTAAGAGAGCTTGTTGCATGTCTTCTGTCTTGGTGAGTTTTTTAATGAGATGGAGTGTTGCTTGTTCGACTAGTGGTTCATGAATCGATGGATTGTCACAATTGTGAGGATTGTTTCTGTCTGTATGGCACTTCAACATGCGTTTTTTGAAGGTTGTGCCTGAGTTGTGCATTTTTGAATTGTACATGCGTTTGCATCTACTGCAGTATACCAATCCTTTAATTGGTTTATGAGCCAGATGTTTATAACGTTCTTTGTTATCGTTACTTAATATAATATCCCTTGCATGAATCATTGTTTGGACAATATCAAAGGTTTCTCGATCAATAATGGCTTCGTGATTATCTTTGATATAGTATTTTGTGGCGTGGCCATCATTGGATACTGTTTTATGGGAAAGATAATCAATCGTGACTGTTTTTTGTAGCATAAGGTCACCTACGTATTTTTCATTCCGTAAGATTTCTTTTACGGTATCAGGGTACCAAGTGACAACACCTCGTTCATTTTTATAGCCTTGTGTTTTTAAATGTCTAGCAAGGCTTGTGATGCCCATACCGTTTAAATATTGATTGAAGATGTACTGTACGGTTTTAGCTTGCTTTTTGTTAATGATGAGTTCGCCTTCATCGTTTTTATCGTAGCCAAGGAAGTACGTTGTTGTCATCATTAATTGTCCATCAGCA of Candidatus Izemoplasma sp. contains these proteins:
- a CDS encoding recombinase family protein, with the protein product MNTYVEIIEPTIRFKDEKTNEITIQKKVAAYARVSTDETDQLNSYQVQIKEFTKRIKDNPEWEFAGMYSDEGITGTSMKKRIGMQNMLEAARNGKIDMIITKSISRFARNTVDMLTVIKEMREINVEIYFEKENISSADPKIDFILTIMSSIAQEESRNISENTKWGFRKRFADGQLMMTTTYFLGYDKNDEGELIINKKQAKTVQYIFNQYLNGMGITSLARHLKTQGYKNERGVVTWYPDTVKEILRNEKYVGDLMLQKTVTIDYLSHKTVSNDGHATKYYIKDNHEAIIDRETFDIVQTMIHARDIILSNDNKERYKHLAHKPIKGLVYCSRCKRMYNSKMHNSGTTFKKRMLKCHTDRNNPHNCDNPSIHEPLVEQATLHLIKKLTKTEDMQQALLAFMEKSLEQINSHEPLKQLKEKSVDLANELKKHVRNKIRSGMSDEEYDSIYSKIEGELEQCEIDIINLRNEINRELLTRRRLYALKSFIDSNYEDKRIIKSFFGMILVMGKNHLRYVIDNIFSIIDDLHDNIEVLITMKPFLVGQYYDDTTKTKLTYEVITYEGY